From the Chanos chanos chromosome 7, fChaCha1.1, whole genome shotgun sequence genome, the window AAAACTGCTGGACGGGActgctggacacagagagatcTGCATCCATGGCTTGGGACTGGCCATCAACCGAGCCATCAACATCGCCTTGCAGCTGCAGGCTGCCAGCCAAGGGGCTCTCCAACTTGCTGCCAACACCTCCACTGTAGAGCTGGTGGATGATCTGGAACCAGAGGACCCAGATGAGGCCGGAGAACCACTGACGCGCACCCGGAACAACTCTGCCATCCACATCAAAGTGTTCTACCCAAATCCCCAGTGATTGTGTTGCTGCCATCACTGAAACGCAAGGCAGGAGAAAACGCTGGTGGTTTTCACAGCTGTCCATCTTGTCCCATAGGCTTTTTGTTCCAGTCATGTGTTACAAGAGCTACTGTTTGACTGGCTACTTTCCTTGACTTCCTGGACTTGGGCAAATTGGTGAAACCAaatagaaggggggggggggggggataagggAGCTTTCGCAGGCTGGAGAAAAGTACTGTTGGTGAAGGCAGATTGGATCATCATTAACAAAGGCCCTGATTCCAGAATTTTGACATGAGTTCACATTCTTCATTCTGTGGTGAAAATTCTTATGAATACATCTGAATGTATTTAACTGAAACAGCAACATGTTTGCTTCCATCGCTCATATTCACATTGTCTTTTGCGTTTTCTTCTTGCGATTTTGGAAAGAGAGGAATCTCTAAAGTACTGGAATCGATTCATTCTTGTACAGTGTACAGTTATTTTATAGTGTGTTTGATCAGTGCTGAATGAATGTGGGTATGTTGAATAGACATGTGGGCCACTGTTACTACAGCGTCAAGATGTAGTCTGCTTTTGTATCCATCTGAGAGCAGACTGTAGAGTGAAGAGCAGATCAGAGTCATAATGAACCCATGTAAGGCTGACCATAGGGACAATAGGGGTACTTTGTGCTCTGGTTCTCATTCACTGCCTTGACTATTGTAAGCTCGCATTAATCAAACCTGACGCAGCTGTCATTGTGAGTTATGTCATTATAAATTAGAGTATGTTTCCACATGTCTAACACATGAGTTTTTCCTCTTACAGATTAAGCAGGGTGACACTGTTATGATAGTGTTGTGTATTATTTATTGACAgtaatagagagaaagacattgtaTGGTTTGATGGTTATCATTCAATGAGATGTTTGCTGTATTTGGACATGTTGATTATGTGTCtggctgtgatttttttttatctttctttcttgtctgcTTGATACACACTCAATAATTATAGTTGTTCTGGCATTTTATTGTTCatcttttttgtaaatttgtgaATAATATAGCTCTTTTGTGTGCCAGTTCTCTTTGatgtaaaatgagaaaagcagagagtatctttgcataatttcatcattaaatatgtggTCACTTGGGATGATGTGTCAGTAAATGTCCACTGGGGGGCAGTGTACACCAGTTACTTGTAAAACTCACACTCGATGTCATGTCACGTACAAGTTAATGAACTATCAAACTAGATACACTCTCCCCATCTGTATGTTAGTTTCCTCCAAACTACTTTGTACCACTCAGTTGTTCACCTGTCATTTTGACTGATGCTGAAACTCAGTTCTGCAGTGGGACAAAAGACATGGGCCCAAACAATCTTAATGACACTGTTTCAGTGGCATCATAGTGAATTGCTGTTATGCTTTGCATTATCTTGGTTTAAATGGGTTGTTCAGGTCTGACATCTACTCATGTTATGTCTTGAGCTTAATGTGGCTCCATACACAGATTTCCTTAGAGTCGCTGTCCCTTCATCTAATGAAGACGGAGCAGTGCAGTGGGAAtgtatgacaaaaaaagaagcttatcaaacaaacaggcaaacttcctctcctcctgttttaATTTGTCCATTTTTTATCTGAGAAtaatattttgcatttaaataCCACATGACACATTGATAAAAGgaccaaacaacaggaaaaaacatttacaaacatccTTCGTTAACATTCTCCTGCTGAATGGGTGACAcgtattaaaaaaagagagatctctgcaaaacaacatacaaaacagcgacacaaacaagacaaacaaataaaaagcccCTGAAAAAAGAACCATTTCAGTGCCCAGAATGTCAACTAGTCAAAAGTTTCCCATGCtgaagatgggggggggggggggggtttgtcgCTGTGTGTGAACGAGCAAGCAGGAAGTTCATCACACAAACCAATCAATATTTTTCCTGGCAGTTGTGCTATCTGTGGCGGCCTCTATTCTCCCACGTGAGACAGACGTAGACACAGATAATTAACACACAGTTTCAAAATTTGTCACGTAAGCTCATCAAGCCCTTTCCCCTTTACGACAAAGTTCACCCTTTTCCTTTCACCCTAACTAACCCGTAACAACAAactcctcactctctcagctAAGATGATCTTTCACTTACACAAATGCTAAAATGTTCCCTCACAGAGTTCCAAaaacacatgcgtacacacacacacacacacacacacacgcgcacatacacaaacacatttaaaataatataaaaacagCAGTGCATAATCAGTAATGATAAATATGATAAAACATGTCACTTATTTATGTCACTGTTCGGAGGAGCCGCGTGCTTAGATTAGGAAAAAGCAGCAGGCAGACTCCTCACACCAGTCCACTGATTCCATCTATGGGAAATATACATCTGTATAAATAAGAACAATTACAAAAGcaatataaaatacatttagagattctgaaaaaaaaatcactgaaagagtTAGAGGAAAAATAATCATTTGCAGAGTCAGACTCTCTCACAAAGCTGTGACGGTCAGTCAGTGCGCTCAGTTCTGTTTGGTATGGAGTGAATTGATAGATGTCTGCCAAGGTGACAGGTGCAGTGCATGTCAGGCCAAAGAGCTTTACACTGTGTTCTTCTCCATGAGTTGACATAAGTGGGCCAaagactgtcacacacaaacagacacatgaacATGCTAAAAGTACACAGGAATGGCCAAATTGAGAGCTCTAGCATTTTAGGGGATATCgctcccagagagagagacagagagagagagagagacagagagagagagggagaataggGTTAGCTCCCCCACTACCTCTCTCCTACATGTGAAAGTCCAAAGTGCTGTGATTCCCTTGCATTCTCTTTCGAAACCCGCAGGGACTGGGACATCCTTTACATTTCAGTCTTTTCACACTAGTCTTTCTTGGAAAGAAAAGCAGTGTCCATAGAGCTATGTCCCGGCCCCCTGTCACAGGCAGCACCTATCATTTTGGCCCTTTTTCCAATACTTCCAATCAGCTTGCATCCTGCTGGCAGACAGGCGCGTTGGCGAGCAGGAGGCGTACTTTTCCACGCAGGAAGTTGACATGGACCTGGAAGAGCTCTGAAGCAGAGGATACCCGCCATGTTTCCTGTTCCCCCAGGACTCCTGCTGGAGGGATGTATTCCTGTGACAGAGCGGATCTGTTAGGCTAATACACAAACTTGTGACTCTAAACAAACACCTACAGTTCTCATCACATattcaacagaaaagaaaaataaatgcttCATTTCTAATATGACAGCACTTCATATTTCATActtcatattttcattctgCTAGAAGCAAAGCCAACTGGGAAATTGCACATCTCTGGGTAAATGTTATCTAAGCTTTTgtgaaaaagtgagagaattCAACGCTATCAGATAGGAAGAGAGGAcatgtttatttgatgtttgCCCTAGACAGCTCCTGTGGCCTGCCTGACTCCAAAGCTAGTTTGTTTTCCAGTGGCCTGTGCATGAACTGGGCTAACCGACTTTCCAGGaattccgtgtgtgtgtttgtgtgagagtgtgcgtacgtgcatgtgtgtatgtgtgtgacagaatcTTCTTATGACATGTCTGGCTATCTAACAGATGAGCACATGGTGACTGagctctgtatctctctctcactccagaGGCATAATGTATTTCCAGCTTTACTCAGGCTTCTGTAACAACCAGAAGTGGGTCAGTTCAGCTAATGTCCTGAGCTTGAACTGTTTCACCTTAGGCTAAAACATTTTGCAATAGATGAAAGAGGAAATATTGATAAAGGCAGTAGTATTGGACCATTTGGTCTAGCTTTCAGTGAACTGAAGGTCCAGCTAACTGAATCTCCTTTGTCCTGACTCACCTGGATGCTGAGACTATGCAGCACCTGTCCAATGCTGGCGATGTTTCTAAGGCTGCTGTCTATGTGGGACTGTGCTGCTGAATTACCCACAACTTGCAAAGAGCTGATGGCCTCTTTTAGCAACCACAGGCCTGTCTGGACCTCTCGAGCTTGTTCCTGTACCTGCatgacaaatgcacacaaacatacaaccaTTTCAACTCATCTATTCAAATTTCACAAAATGCATGGGACCAAGGTTTAGATTAAGCCTGGAAGGAGCATTGCATGTTGTCTACTCACATCCTTCTTTTCCCAAACATCAAAGTTTACTCTTGTTAAGGGAACGGTGAATGGTCCAGGAAGTCTGCATCCCTCTTTACAAGCCCTCTAAGACAATAAGACAAAATGCAGGGTAAATATCAGAATGACTACACAAGTAACAGCTGAAAcctgtgcacatatgtgtgtatgtttgtgtgtgcatgtgtgtgtgtgtgtgtgtgtgagagagtgtgtgtgtgtgtgtgtatgtgtcttacCATAGCAGCCTCAGCATCCCGTGCCTCCATGATGAATTGGTCGATTACACGTAGGTCACAGATGGGCCGCAGAGGGGAGGGCAGGCCAAGTCTGGTCCACTCCAACACCATCAGTAGCAAGGCAAAGAGTCctgcagcacacacagcacacacacacacacagggcttacCAGTCTGAACCAGACGGCAGCACACAGAGCATGTTTAAACTAACCAACATAGTTTGAATACATTACACTCATTTTTCCCCTATACCAGTTGCTGGGCAAAATTGCTATGTAACAGGTAGTTAAAATTCATGATTTGCTAGAtagaggtaaaacaaacaaaagtcgGTCCTAATTCTAATTTAAACTGACAGTAAGGGTGATGGACAGATTAGTCCTGGGAggtttgaataaatgaatgaggtgACAGGTCAGCTGTCTTGATTATCTTATGTTCTGTTCTTATATCGACATCACTCATCTTCCATACCTCTGTTGTTAAAAATCTTACAGTATCAGATCTGGTCGCCCACCCTCTTTAGGTACACCTTACTCTGCTCCATTTCTGTACTGCTCAAACTTCAATGACAAACTTCAGCATTAAGATCCTTCTTTGTCAAAGCCATTGCTTCACAAATTTCTCCCAGTTTATGACATAGATAGACactgtgtgtacatacatgttaCAGACATagatatacacatatgcacatgtgaCCTGTGTAAACTCCAGCATGTTCAGCATCCTCAAGccctttctgtgtctgtttgacgCAATCATGCTCGTGATCAAACTGTTAAAGGTCGAGCAAATTTTCCCACAAGCAAACTTGAATCAAAACAATCACACTTTTATACACATTTTTAGACAAAGACGGGTCATTGCATTTGAACTAGAGGAAGGCATTTGCTACGTATAATAAAAAAAGTCCTAGTTTTGAAAACGTGTAAACTATTTCCCTGACAATAATATTTCTCACATTCACTGATCAGTTACATACTCGTCCTCTGCATGCTGATTTGAGGAGATCAAAAGTGTGAGCCTTTTTGTTTACAAAACTTTGATATCAAACCTTTTTGAAAGACAACAGTAGCATCCAgttaataattaaattaaactcCAAATCAATTATTACACTGATAATAATTGATGAGTAGTAGCCTATACACTGGGATTGCACTGGATATAAATTTTAAATTACTGCCATCTTTTAACAAGCTGTGACATCTTGGCTGGTTACAAATATGCTGATTTgtttacaaaatacacacatgtgcagccACACTCAGAgtgccaataaaaaaaatcatgccaAATCGAGGTTGATTTATTTCTGTGGCAATAAGAAAGAGATAAcacagagagtgtttgtgtatgtctggtCTGCAGTGTCTAATCAGGTATCATTGTGGTCATGCATGTCAGACGGTGTGACAGCTAAAGCTTTGTGTCAAAACAGAAGAATTCATTgataaaaacacatatttgcAGTAGCAACAAACCCTAAGCTGCACCAAAGATTTGTCCTGCACTTTTCCGTTTGTAATCATGCTGCAGAGCAGTCATGTGCTGGCGTAGTGCTAACGCTAAGGCATATTCAGGACAGAGTGATTTTCCCATATTGCAGGTCATATGAACGTTAGGCATTGTTTTCCCtctgcagcagcattctgaatgTCTTCTTTCACTGGGCTGTGACGCAGCACGATTCTAATAATCGCCTATAATGCTCTGGATGGCTCTACACATAATGTTCTCTCGGTACATATTTCGTCTATATACGTAAACCTAGTTCCACAATCTGTTGAATGAGACACTGATTTGTTCCAACTCTATGACATAACCGCTCTGCAACTTTGAATGCCAGACTGCTCCAACGCCGTCACTTTATTAATTGGCTGACGATCTTACAAAAGTGGATGAAACTAGTGGTCAACTTTGCTCTGTGACTGGTGAGTCAGGTACAATCAGGGGACCAGAGAGCTGTGAGCAGTTGCCTCAAGTGATCTCAGCACTGCAAACTTGCACATTGCTGATTCTGGTCAAAGAGAGGCTCCACGTCTCTCAAAACCTTAGGAAACCTCAAATCAGGGTTATTATACATAGATGTTTTAAAAAGTACGGTCACAAGCCTAGCTGTTCCCTTTTGTCTGTTCCAGGAACCACACATGGCCTGAGATGTGTATTTCATCACATCAATTTCCCAGTCTTCTAACGTGATGAACAATAGGCAGTTATTACGGAGAAACGGCCTCTTGCATCTGAACAAATGGAGATTATCTGTGGAGAGAAAACCTCCCCCTTGTTCAGTCACTCATAAATGACCAGTCCCAGAGACCCGGCTGTGAATGAGGTCAGCTATAGGCTATACTACGTGACAATGTCCCAGTAACTCATGCCcaactgaaaagagaagaaaattatTCATGATGAAAAAACTAATGTGAAAAGCTGCCACGCCAGTTTACAAAgggattttaaaatgtgaacaagaaaaacaacagcaacaacaacaaaacataatatAGATATAATATAGATTACATACAGGAGCTCCTGAAGCCTTAACTTTTCACAGAGCTTAAAAGTGAGCAATTTGAAATTTTCAAGCaatgaataaaaaagacaaGCCACTTTTAACTTGAATTCAAAACCAAGATGTATCATGATATCCAAAATGGGACAAGTGCAACTTAACcctagagagacagagaggaaagtaAAATAGAGAGTGTCTAGTTGGGGAGTTAGCTAGACTTCAGTTTTGCTTACTGTATGATCACACATTTAACTGTGACCTGTTGCTGGTAAGTAAGTCTGAGATAGATGAGAACAGGAACATCTAGCCATTGCACTTTTACTGTCAGACAGGAGAACCCACCACCCATATCCCGTCCCACGTGGTCTGTGCGTCCATGAATTGAATGCAGGATCCAAGCCAGAGTAAAGGTGACAGCACCACGGCAGTACAAAGTGCTGACACtctggttctgttttttgtctctcagtgtgGCAGTTCTGCTGCCTAACATTTCTCAAGATCTCTCAAGATTTTTTACATTCTCAGCCAGTCCTCAGACTCCACAGAAAATATTCGGCACTCCCCTGATTTTgaatcttttttcagttttacgtAAATGCTTATTAACAAATGCCGCTGTAAAAAATGGACAGATATATTAAAAATAACGAGCTAgtgtttctctttactctctttAGTGCCAAAGGAGAATCAGTTTTAGGGACTTGGTAACACCTTTATTTTGAGGCTGCCAAGCTCAAACgaatgaggaaagaaaaagaattgtaCACCTGTAATGATTTAGCATCTAATTTATCTCTCCATGTATAACTGATAAAATACCTATCATTTACATCTTGTTCAATAAACCTGAACCAACGTAATACATAAATATCCTCCTACTGGAAAAGCGTCACTTTTTTCAGTCAGGGCTGCTTATTTGTGCCTGTTCAGCATTGCAGGAGTTGTGAAATGGTATCATTTCCTGCAGGGGAAACCTAAAGTGAACACATCATATTTTACCTTAAGCGGAAAATATATGACAGTTCTGGCCAGCATTCTAGCTGACACCAAGTCTGCTGAGTCACTATCTCACTGACAGTGCAGAATTTGCAGGCGCAGTGTCATTTTTAAGCATGACTGAGCATTTTCGTTTATAAAGTGAGTCAGCATCCTTACTTATGCATACTCAAGATGCAGAATCATGCGCAGGATGAATGACTCGAAAACCGGCAATCCCCTGATCTGCCCAATTTCCTTCCGGCTAACAATGATGGACTGTTAATGTACGAATTCATTTCAGACCTTTTTGAAACAAttactttaaatatttcaatgaTTTGGAAATGTTATAATTCTCTTCATGGCGCCCTTTCATCATGACCATGCTTTCTTTATTAACAGGAGATAAACGAAAGTTTTTATGAGGACTCTATGAGGCATTCATGTGATGTGTCAGCACACTGTCAGAACTTCAGCAACTTTAGCAGCTGAAGGTACAAAAGTAAAGGAGCCATGTGACAATATTGTGCCTCTAACAGAGGTATGAgataagcttttttttcttataaacAGTGTTTGATGTGCAAATGCACCCATCTGATATGATTCACAGAGTACAAAATCCTTCAAAAATCAGGCCAAATGACAACATTGCCAAGAGCCCGTGAGGCATGAAAATTCCATGCAATTGCAACTAAATAATCCAAAACTTCAATGAAAACTAATGAAGCGTAACTGGCATAACACATAGCACGATTTTTGACTTCAAACAATTGTTAAACAATCACAGCGAAATCTCCACTGATTATGATTTCTTTGGATAAAATATGACACCCTCAAATGACCTAAACGAGCGGGCATATGCTACAGCGGTTCGCCCCTTCCCCCTATTGATGCAGGCATGTGCGCTCTCATGCGTCACACGCAGGCACACCTCACTTAACTCATAAGTTTTCATACGGAATTCTATTCAAAATCATATTTGTAATCGCTCACTCAACTGTTTGTCAGTCCTTTCACATTCTATTTTAAGAtgataaaacatatatttctatCCTCATAAAGATTTTACCTATTTTCTTTTGACAAAATGTCACCCAGAGAATTAAAAGTTGACGTTGCAAGCGGTTTAGGTAGGAATTATGTGTACACCAACCGTGCACTGAACTCAAGCAAAAATACATCATTGAATAGACATGCACGCATTAACACATACATGGCACGAAATATTCAATGGTACAGTTGTTTCATTCTTATATTAGCTCCAGTGACAAGTTTCAATTCAATATCAAAAGTACTACCTGAACTGTAAGACATCCGCAAAGCACCGAGGCATTTTTCAAACCCATCCTTTAAAAAGATCAAATTCTTGCGGAGCCAATAACAAGATAATTAGTCGCACAAACAGCATCGATGTTCAAGAACTCAGTACATATCCCAACCCATGCGCTGTCTCTTTACTCCACTGAGCGACACTTAGGTCGGAGTTGGCTACATCGTCCTACGTATACCAGAGCCAAGGACGGACTACATCGGAGTTGCGATCTATCAGACTTTGCATCATCCTACTGGCAGTCCTCTATAGACGTATTTACTTTCACCCCAACAAAGTGATAACGGGATAAAGCTGATAACCCAGGACGCACAGGCTCCTCCATGacagaagagggaggagaagcaACTTCTGGCGAAAGCATACTTTGAGACGAAACCATAATCATGTGAAACCTCAGGTAAAGAGAACCAAGGTGTCTACTCACTAGATATCTCCATCTCGGAATCAGCATAGTCCCTCAAAGGATCCTCGCCGGTTTGCTCATTGCCCCGTCTGTTGCCCATTAATTGCGACTGAAGCGCTTTTATTGTCCGCTTTGATCCGTACGATTTTTAAATggattacaacaaaaaaacaaacaaacatgtaaaaaggTGTTTAAATCTATAACAAGTGATGATTCAAATCCGCAAGAGGGAATCGGTTGTTCAAACACATCGGATTATTAGTCAGTCACATGGTTCCAATTCAAACTTTCTGCATAATGATATGATAGCCTTTTGTTAATAAAGCGTTGTCCGCGGTCTCCACGGTCTTTTCCAGGTGCTCTGATGAGACGAATGTAGCCTACCTCGCCTTCGTTTACAACACATGTTGACAGGTAGGATGCCGACAGGGTGTCGGGGTCGGCCTAAAAATTTGGggctgcctctctctgtgttagtaGCGGAACAACTGCCAAGCCACGTGCATCGGGGGAGTGGTGGAATCTCCGTGGAAgtttcattttataaaaatcCCGAATGTTTTTGCACATAACGTGCACCTCAGCAAtaatcttttttcatttctttttcaagaaATTGCAAAATCTAAAATGTTAGACCAATGACGAATGAAAGGATATATCCACAGTGTCTCAGAGCTGCCCTTATTCTGGAAAGAGGCTCAGAAATATGAGCACCCCTGAACAACTCTGATAGGATCAGGGCAGTCTTACATTACTGGAAGTCTTACAGCAGAAGACACACAGTCCATGCAGTGAGAGCCAGGTAGGTCACAGCTTCCCCAGTTTGTGGAACAAAACCATCTCTACCCATACAGAGCCCACAGCTCACATGCATATTCAGATGCTGTGAGAGGCTTATGTAATCacatgattttaaatgaaactcACAGAGCCCACTGATAAGTGTTCTGCAAGCAAAGTGTGAGTGCTTAAAGGCAAGAGAAAAGAGTCTTGGTGTTCAGCCTTTATGATAAGAATATACTGGATCTCAGTTTCTTTTGAAGAGCAGGTTAAGAGttgtttcagtttaaaaaataatacgTGATAATATTCATGTATAAAAAGCCAGATTAAAATCAAAGATGACAATGACAAATTTCTAGCTCAAAGAGCTTGTGACGTCACTTAAATTATATCAGCATTTAGCTGCGGGAAATCATTTGAAATCTATTGTccaaggttttcttttttcaaacactTGAACACATTTACgtgtttttaaaagtttgaagtgtttgttttttgttttccatttctccTTTATGAtcagaataacacacacaaataaacatttggtTGTGATGACAGCTAAACTACAGCAATAAGGACAGGCACAACATCTTCTGATGTCTGTTTGGCTCAAATCTCTCAGTCTACATCGCCTACGTGGTGGGACACTCACTGAACATGTTGTCAGTACAATGGAGTGTATGACTCAGGATGACAGAGTGATGATTCTAAGAAAAACATGATAGGTCAGAGAGATGTCAAATCTTCGAAGGTTTAAAGCATTCTTGGAGTGGTTTCTACCCACTTGAATATTCCCCCTTTGACAAAAAGTCAGTTTATCTATATCCCaaatgtttcactgaaaaaaaaacatatgccCATTCAAAAGATTGCAAGGGAGTAAAATAACATCTCTGAAGATTGCTTAATTGTGCTCAACACCCAGCTGTATGCGTGCCTGTAAAGTATAGCCAAAACAAACCCGTGTACAACATTGTCCTTTATCTCTTCCCAACTTTGCATCACTCTTCTGCGTCACACATGGAATTAAGTGGGGCCCGGAAAGCACTTGTCCTTAAGCCACCTCTAAAACCCTATGGGGACAAGTGTTTCACACCCTCTTGACATATCTTGGAAATTCTTAAAGAGGGAGAGCAGGGGTCTCTCCATTTTGGAGGACCTACTACATCATGCCAAACTAGTGTTCTGTGAGCACGCATGCCATCAGTTGACATTGTCTAACAGCTATAACTCACCAGCACTAAACCAAATGGCCTCACGTAAGCCAAGACAGAGCTCACTAGAGCATAAAAGATTCGATGTAAATGTTAACGTTTCTTAGAGAGAGCTATATGCTTAAACAGCTGTACACATAAAAGTCCATGAGCAAATTTAAAGGCTGTACCTCTTGATACCTTGAGTCATTCAAATCTTCATGTAAAAAGGTAATGTTATctaatatttgaatattttaacatttcatatagtttatttatatattttatttacacttatattttctttacttaaatgtaaatgcaaatagCTGTGAGGTTGTTTAGTAGGCAAATGAGACAACTATCTTTGGAAAAATGGGACCAACGCCTGAATATGTATTCTATTCATCAGCATTACCATGGACCCACTGATATCTGCAACAACTTCCAGGGACCTGATTACCACTGAAAAATCGAAAAAGGTGTGTTACCTGCCCACTACCTGGTACAATCTTCTAGAGAATGCAGTATTTCTGACATAGGAATACATATGCCTACATCTGGTGGGGCGTCATGGAAAAGTCCACTTTGTGGAAGCTGATGGAGTGTGATCTTGGAGCCAAGTATAACTTAATTTTGACAATCCCAGAGGCACTgcagctctttcttttttgtccagGACAACAGACAGGAAGATAAGCTATGCGTCGCCTGGTGCCACAGCACTCTTTAGGTTGTCATGGTTCTCAGTTTGGCCTGCTGGATGGCTTATTGTCCTGTTTGCTCAAACCTCTGTTTGCTTATGCCTGAGCCAAACTGAAAAGGGGGGGAACGAGACAAGGTACGTGCTGCAAGACATGTGCACTGgctgggggaagggggggtgcGGGCGTCCCGTCATAGTGACTCCACGGCTCGGACCTCGTCATTGGAATAgggatgatttaaaaaaaaaaaaacaaacaaaaaaaaaaaaaaagagggtggtGAGTATGTGTGGGAGTGAAACCCAAGGACACTCCCTCCCCtttttattaataaacaaaGACAGTCAGGAGTCAATGATgtacacatgagagagagagagagagagagagagagagagagggagagagagagagggagagagaaagggggatagagaagaaaaactgggagagagagcgaaagagagagagagagagggagggggacgGGGGATACACTAGAGCATAGTAATCAGTGTATAGCTATGCATCCTCTTCAGGGCTTAACAGGAAGACAGCCAAATAGGCGCGACACAAGACAGGAAACTTACATGAAAGAATAGGGGACGGAGAAACAGGAGCCGGGACGGTGACCTGTCGGAAGTTATTGTTTCCGAGTCAAGAGGCGGTCAGAAAGAGTAATCATGGAGTTGATTTAGGCCAGTTGTCCTTGTTGCAGGACAAATGGTGATCCAGTCACCTGCTATTCCTTTGCATTCGATACGACCTCTCAGCCATTCAAAAGTCTCCATCA encodes:
- the pop7 gene encoding ribonuclease P protein subunit p20, whose amino-acid sequence is MAEPRSPVSATVPQTPMGLAPPEGAVVEMDPVEYTLRKRLPRKLPKRRNDVYVNMKTDFKAQLARCQKLLDGTAGHREICIHGLGLAINRAINIALQLQAASQGALQLAANTSTVELVDDLEPEDPDEAGEPLTRTRNNSAIHIKVFYPNPQ
- the epoa gene encoding erythropoietin, which encodes MSYSSGLFALLLMVLEWTRLGLPSPLRPICDLRVIDQFIMEARDAEAAMRACKEGCRLPGPFTVPLTRVNFDVWEKKDVQEQAREVQTGLWLLKEAISSLQVVGNSAAQSHIDSSLRNIASIGQVLHSLSIQEYIPPAGVLGEQETWRVSSASELFQVHVNFLRGKVRLLLANAPVCQQDAS